A section of the Cloacibacillus sp. An23 genome encodes:
- the dctP gene encoding TRAP transporter substrate-binding protein DctP: MKRERLYFYLMAIVCTIICIETAEAKPMTLKFAGINPIEHSSTVEMKKLAQNVEAATNGEVKVRVFPAGQLGDYSLVYEEITKGTIDMALIPIPTEYESRHQITMVPGLVRNYDEIGEVFARDGWLYNVVKDLHEGLDVVFLGFQIEGFGGIGSSKEISDPLNPDTPKNMLCRISTMELDKMVMDALGYPTVTIPYSDLYTALQTGVAEGWYGGAAIHTYQSFRDVLDYWYNFNLFLETYQFVVSKQSWDKMTPEQQRIIATEAEALCVNSIDIAKSEEKDCLEKMKEAGMNVYIYSSDELEPINHQIRTKVWPQLDQLLGKELTDSLMKEFLTDK; this comes from the coding sequence CCATGACGCTGAAGTTTGCAGGAATTAATCCAATCGAGCATTCTTCTACAGTTGAGATGAAAAAACTTGCACAAAATGTTGAGGCAGCAACGAATGGTGAAGTAAAAGTAAGGGTGTTCCCTGCTGGTCAGTTGGGCGACTATAGCCTTGTCTATGAAGAAATTACCAAAGGAACTATAGATATGGCTCTCATCCCGATTCCGACAGAATATGAATCTAGGCACCAGATAACAATGGTACCAGGACTTGTCAGAAATTATGATGAGATAGGTGAGGTTTTCGCGAGGGATGGCTGGCTCTACAATGTGGTAAAAGATCTTCACGAAGGGCTTGACGTTGTATTTCTAGGCTTCCAAATAGAAGGTTTTGGCGGAATAGGATCATCTAAAGAAATAAGTGATCCGCTAAATCCCGACACCCCGAAAAATATGCTTTGCCGTATTTCGACAATGGAACTAGACAAAATGGTTATGGATGCTCTGGGTTATCCCACGGTTACAATACCTTATTCAGACCTCTACACCGCGCTTCAGACCGGCGTAGCTGAAGGTTGGTACGGCGGTGCGGCAATTCACACATATCAGAGTTTCAGAGATGTTCTTGACTATTGGTATAATTTTAACTTGTTCCTTGAAACCTACCAGTTCGTTGTCTCAAAGCAAAGTTGGGACAAGATGACACCTGAACAGCAGAGAATAATCGCGACTGAAGCCGAGGCACTTTGCGTCAACAGCATAGACATAGCGAAAAGCGAAGAAAAAGACTGCCTTGAAAAGATGAAAGAGGCGGGGATGAATGTTTATATTTATAGTTCCGATGAACTAGAACCTATCAATCATCAGATAAGAACGAAGGTATGGCCGCAGCTCGACCAACTGCTTGGAAAGGAACTTACGGACAGTCTGATGAAAGAATTTTTGACCGATAAGTAA
- a CDS encoding TRAP transporter small permease subunit, giving the protein MFLKKQRNFLVTFEEAILVILGLAVPLMVALGVFFRYILKTDLFGIEEIEIFCAMILYFIGAAYASYKKQQITADLTQSMIKSFKIRKFFAIVSTFLALVAVGAFTYWTIDLVQYAGLRNPKTSVWKIPLVWEYIMIFWGFFVMTLCAARDFYNALTRKPEASVDSEK; this is encoded by the coding sequence TTGTTTCTAAAAAAGCAGAGAAATTTCTTAGTTACTTTTGAAGAAGCTATTCTTGTGATTCTCGGATTAGCAGTTCCTCTTATGGTTGCGCTCGGTGTATTCTTCCGCTATATCCTAAAAACAGATCTATTCGGTATCGAAGAAATTGAAATCTTTTGCGCTATGATCCTCTATTTTATCGGCGCTGCTTACGCAAGCTATAAAAAACAGCAGATAACGGCGGATTTGACCCAGTCAATGATAAAAAGTTTTAAGATACGCAAATTCTTTGCTATTGTTTCAACCTTCTTAGCCTTAGTTGCAGTAGGAGCATTTACATACTGGACTATAGATCTAGTTCAATATGCTGGACTTAGAAATCCTAAAACATCAGTTTGGAAAATACCGTTGGTTTGGGAGTATATCATGATTTTTTGGGGATTTTTTGTAATGACATTATGTGCGGCTAGAGACTTTTACAACGCTCTCACAAGAAAGCCTGAAGCGTCTGTGGATTCCGAAAAGTAA
- a CDS encoding TRAP transporter large permease, with translation MVVSGLLFLLIGLVIGIPVPFAFFLTAMYFLLTGDYATTFMVPYAVRNLSNTVIFSIPLFILAGKLMERGNIADKLIGLVEETVGRLKGGLGIVATVSCAVFGSVTGSAAATLTCIGSIMIPRMEKAGYPRGHSTALLANSAVLGMLIPPSGIMILYSWVGGQSVLASFLATVLPGIALTILFSIINCVLLRNNANIIIPAISQEEKTFQHKCMRIKKASPALMMPVIILGGIYSGIMTPTEAAAVAVIYAIPVGMFIYKGLTVKGLKETLIDSGMATGTIMIMMFGCSVLARMFVEEDLPGAILKLLYSISTDQKMILLMLNIFMIILGMLVDDTSAVLLATPIMIPIIQEIGVSPVHFAAIVAVNSGMGNITPPCAPLLYLSGAIAKCPINETLRVTGWLILLGWLPILILTTYVPEFSMWLPRLVLGIK, from the coding sequence ATGGTTGTATCTGGTCTTTTATTCCTACTTATAGGTCTAGTAATTGGCATTCCAGTCCCTTTTGCGTTTTTTCTAACTGCGATGTATTTTCTGCTCACCGGGGATTACGCGACGACTTTTATGGTGCCTTACGCCGTAAGAAATCTTAGTAATACTGTTATATTTTCAATTCCTTTGTTTATCCTAGCCGGTAAACTTATGGAACGCGGTAATATCGCTGATAAACTGATCGGATTAGTTGAAGAAACTGTAGGTAGATTAAAAGGTGGACTTGGAATAGTAGCTACTGTTTCATGTGCAGTTTTTGGTTCGGTTACCGGTAGTGCCGCTGCAACGCTTACGTGCATAGGTTCTATAATGATTCCAAGGATGGAGAAAGCAGGCTATCCTAGAGGTCATTCTACAGCTCTATTAGCTAACTCTGCTGTGTTGGGTATGCTGATTCCACCAAGCGGTATTATGATACTTTATTCTTGGGTCGGCGGACAGTCTGTTTTGGCAAGCTTTCTTGCAACAGTGTTGCCTGGTATTGCCCTGACAATTTTATTCTCCATCATAAATTGCGTTTTATTGCGGAATAATGCGAATATTATAATTCCAGCTATATCACAGGAAGAAAAGACATTCCAGCATAAATGTATGCGTATTAAAAAAGCATCTCCGGCCTTGATGATGCCAGTAATAATATTAGGCGGCATATATAGTGGCATAATGACTCCAACTGAAGCAGCTGCCGTAGCCGTAATATATGCCATTCCTGTTGGAATGTTTATATATAAAGGACTTACAGTAAAAGGACTCAAAGAAACGCTCATAGATTCCGGCATGGCAACTGGGACTATTATGATTATGATGTTCGGATGTTCAGTTTTGGCTAGAATGTTTGTCGAAGAAGATCTTCCTGGTGCGATACTAAAACTACTGTATTCTATCTCGACAGATCAGAAAATGATTCTCCTTATGTTAAACATATTCATGATTATACTAGGCATGCTTGTAGACGATACAAGCGCAGTGCTTCTCGCTACTCCTATTATGATTCCAATAATACAAGAAATAGGTGTTAGCCCAGTACATTTCGCAGCAATAGTAGCCGTTAATTCTGGAATGGGCAACATAACTCCTCCGTGTGCTCCACTTTTGTATCTATCCGGAGCCATTGCAAAATGTCCAATAAATGAAACGCTTCGCGTCACTGGATGGTTAATATTACTTGGATGGCTCCCCATCCTTATTTTAACGACATACGTTCCTGAATTTTCAATGTGGTTACCACGTCTGGTTCTTGGGATAAAATAA